Proteins from a single region of Candidatus Binatota bacterium:
- a CDS encoding lipid-A-disaccharide synthase, with the protein MMIVAGEASGDAQAARLVAAMAAADSSLRFYGVAGEQMKAAGVEALARTSELSIMGLGEVLSGLRRVLGTWRKLKKELVGDDKPDLLVLVDFPDFNLRLARVAARNQVPVFYYVSPQVWAWRKRRIRSIARRVDRMVVLFPFEVELYAEVGLDARYVGHPLAETVKADRDRKQTRERYGLSTDKRLVALLPGSRVKEVEELLPVMLEAARGLSDKAEFVVARAPGLPAELLESLLAQSGLDVPMVEGDTYNLVAAADAVALSSGTATVECAVLGCPMVVMYRVTRFTYAIVKRLIKVPWIAMPNILLDREAVPELVQGQATAEALAARLRPLLEEGQLRSDMKRDLARVSDMLVKPGAAGRAAALAVEMIA; encoded by the coding sequence GTGATGATCGTGGCGGGCGAGGCGTCGGGCGACGCGCAGGCCGCGCGGCTGGTCGCGGCCATGGCCGCTGCCGATAGCTCGTTGCGGTTTTACGGCGTGGCGGGAGAGCAGATGAAGGCCGCCGGCGTCGAAGCGCTGGCGCGCACTTCGGAGCTCTCGATAATGGGCCTGGGTGAGGTGCTGAGCGGACTGCGCCGCGTGCTAGGTACCTGGCGCAAGCTCAAGAAAGAACTCGTCGGCGACGACAAGCCCGATCTGCTCGTGCTCGTTGATTTTCCCGACTTCAACCTTCGCCTCGCGCGCGTCGCCGCCCGCAACCAGGTGCCGGTGTTCTACTACGTCAGTCCCCAGGTATGGGCGTGGCGAAAACGGCGTATCAGGAGCATAGCCCGGCGCGTGGATCGCATGGTGGTCTTGTTTCCCTTCGAGGTGGAGCTCTACGCCGAGGTGGGGTTGGATGCCCGCTACGTTGGCCACCCGCTGGCAGAAACCGTAAAGGCTGACCGCGACCGAAAACAGACCCGCGAGCGTTATGGCCTCTCCACCGACAAGCGGCTCGTGGCCCTGCTGCCCGGCAGCCGCGTGAAAGAAGTCGAGGAACTGCTGCCGGTCATGCTGGAGGCCGCCCGCGGCCTGTCGGACAAGGCCGAATTTGTTGTAGCCCGCGCGCCCGGGTTGCCCGCGGAGCTGCTGGAATCGCTGCTGGCGCAGAGTGGGCTTGATGTGCCCATGGTAGAAGGGGATACCTACAACCTCGTGGCGGCGGCCGACGCGGTCGCACTTTCTTCAGGGACGGCGACCGTCGAGTGCGCCGTGCTGGGTTGTCCGATGGTAGTCATGTACCGAGTGACCCGTTTTACCTACGCGATCGTTAAGAGGCTCATCAAGGTGCCGTGGATAGCCATGCCTAACATACTGCTTGATCGCGAGGCTGTACCCGAGCTGGTGCAGGGGCAGGCCACGGCCGAAGCGCTGGCCGCAAGGCTCCGCCCGTTGCTCGAGGAGGGCCAGCTGCGCAGCGACATGAAAAGAGACCTCGCGCGCGTGAGTGACATGCTGGTCAAACCCGGGGCGGCCGGCCGGGCGGCGGCATTGGCAGTGGAGATGATAGCGTGA